GCCGAGAAGcgataaatttaaattgttccaTGGTAGCTATTATGagcaacaattaaaaatatgtcgGTGTATGGTACTTGAAAACGTGTATTGCCATCTAGCGTTGATTTATATAatcgaacaaaaataaaagagacCTTATATCtttaaatttagtaaattataaatgataatattctTCACACAAATATCTATTATATAATCAATCCtaatatttcatcttttatGCATAGATTtcttatgtaataaataaatattcttcgttTTATTATGGCATGAAAACCCATTGCCATCTAGTACTCTGATATGAAAGCAAACGAAGATGAAATAGGTGTCGAGAATCATAAACAGAAATCTGTTTGTTTGTAAGAAGGTCCTAACTAAAGGTGGCGCCACATTAGTAAATTTTTAAGGAAGCGCCTACTATTATTTACGCTTTGGACTTTTCACACAAtacatttgatgaaattttcaataatgaactatgataataaattatatctacGAATGTTGTATCTACCCAGAATACGTCTGCTTGATTTCACTATATTCTATTGtcttaaacataaataaatttgagtCAAACCTGTTGTTTGTTGTGTTTAGATTTAGAttagtattttaatattatatgtaaCTTTATGTTGAAGAACCAActaaaaatgaatatagaaaatgaaagtgaCTTTTCATTAACACCAACATAAATTAGAGAAGCTGCTGAAGTTGCCTCATTGACTTTATTGACGAAAAAGTCAAAGAATGTATATGGCATACGAATTTTGAACTGGCAAAAGGGATTATTaagaactataaataaataccaCCCTCTCGAAACAATATGTCTATTACACTGTGGAAAAAATACACATCCAATCGACTCtgttttatttatctataactattatcaacattccttatatgtattcatgatgtaaagactacaaggtgtgcacCAGTTATTTTTTGATGAACCACTCTTATAATGAGCGTATCAAAAAAAGGAATTAATaggatttatattttattcgattAATAAAGCAGAACATAATTGACCATAAATTCCTCGTTATTAATATAGGGAACTATTTCATTTAAAACGAAACGTAAtcaaaaaaatctcaatatGATTGTCTATTAgtgtatggaaaaaatacaCAGCCAATCGAgtctgttttatttatttattactattatccACATTCCTTATAAATAATGAACTtgtggataaaaaataaaagaaaaacccAACTAGAACTTTATCTACAGGTTAATATTTATGAGTATTTACCACTGTGTTATATAGTAGATAAAGCCGTGGTATTTACCACCTTTAGTCTTCAGTAACTGTCTTTCTAGGAAACAGTGCTGATTGGCTACTTATATTATGCTATATCTTTTGAAGTATCTGTCCTTTCCATGTGACCAGTCccttagttatttttttatgaactaCTTTTATAATGAGCATATCAAGAAGGAATTAATAGGatttatattttcgattaataaaGCAGAACATAATTGACCTTAAATTCCTCATTATTAATGTAGGGAACTATTTCATTTAAAACGAAAcgaaaatattatgaatcatTCAACATACCTACGCCTATGTGGTACTTTATTCACTGTTGCCAGCTATTTgtgtaataatttataacttCTTTCTAACCTTAATGTgtgaaattcaaaattgatatgTCTGTTTATACATGtttgaattgtaataatttcaaagtttataGTACACAAGCATCATTAACTAGACATCTAAAGGAAGTACATGGGGTTTTTGATTTACGTATTCAAAGTTATCCAATCGATACGTTTGATTACAAATGTTTAGAAGGATGTTCCACATCTTATAAAAATGCTAAAGATTTAAGGCAACATTTAGTTCAAAAACATACTATTTTAATGGATCAAGCAATTTTCGAATTCGAAGAAGAGGATGGTAAAAATGTTATTCATATTCTACAAATGTgttaagttttgaattttacaGATTTCTTAAATTGGATGTCAAATATAAACAGTAATCCTAAGCAACAATATTCCATTACTGAAGAGCAAgataaaaatgaacatttacaaataaaacattattcgTGTTTGTATACAGAAACTACTGATAATGGAAggacacaaataaaaaacagtaaattaCAAACTTTGTGTACTAGTGAAATAATcgttattaaaaattcaagaaCTAAACTTATAGTTGTTACCTGTTTCAAAACACACTATGGACATCCTAAAACCGCGGAATATATAAAAAGTCCTGTTAATTATGTAACAAGAAGGGCAATACAGTTAACTAGCAAAATGCCTGAAAGGTAACTTACATATCATGTTTCAACATCTTagttgatattaaattttaggTTAATAAATATATCTGATGAAATTCCGATGAATGTAAGTAAAAGACAATTGAAAGGTGATACTaaaagtacaaagaaaaaacgaTGTCAAAATAAGGACACTCAAAATAATATTCTCACAGAGCAGTCTAATTGGGTAAGTAACTTATTGGGGCCAGTATACAGTAGACCATACATAATTTAAGAAAGCCTAGGAGCGAGTTTATTATACCTACCAAGCATGAAGCAAGCAAGGTTGCAGTGGCCACAGCTACAATCGAGTGCGAATAATGtgataattttatgaattaaaaaagtattttaggAAAGCTGCCATTTAGATAGGTCAAAGTATACTGTTATAGCTATTTATAAAGGAAACTACTGACGATTATCATAGTTCAAAAGTGATgctaaaaaaaaagttttatttacatttattatttcaaaaattcaaaaaaaaatgatttatattatttatacttttgtGTGTTTctcacttcgagagaatgtgaaTAGAGGTTttgtcctctgtgcaacaaaacctGCAGAAAGGTTCAGGTCTCATGAAGGGCTTGTCAGCCCTCACTTTAGCGAgattatcagctatttcatttccctttaCTCCGGTGTGTCCCGGTATCCATTGTAggctaattttattattcttgcCATGTACATCTTTGGGATACAACCACAATTCCTCCCTGTGGAATTTATCTCTTTTTTGTGTTCCAAAGAAATTAACCATCTAGTGTGAGTCCCAGATATTTTCCCcctgttttccactcaattaCTTACATGGTTAGCTTGATGGGCTTCTGGttgagttttttatttctagtgAAGGAAATTATGTAGATCGCATTTACACATGAGTGGGGATGCGACTCCCCCTTTTGAAGCCATTCATCTGGAGGTTATCCTATCTACTCCTCTCGCGTCTCATGACAACCTTGTGTGGAGTATTGTCAAAGGCACTTTCTATGTCTTAAGACGTTTACAGAATGCCAGTTATCACTAGTATCAGTGCAATATCTGAAGAATTGCCTGTTTGGTATACGTGTATGAGTGTAACTTACAGGCacgttattttcatttttgcatcccacatatttttaatttgtcctaaagtaattatttgtaataatgttAAAGATTCAATTTTGAGTAGTGGTTACTTGAATACCACTAGAAGTGAGAATGCAATTTTCGTGATAATTTAGGAAGTACTTGGCTGATTATAATCAATTTCATTAACTTCAGTGACTCCCATAATTTGGTTagaaatttttcgattttttccaaGAGATTGCAGCGCATATCCTTCAGCTATATTCAAAGACTTCTAACCTCCATGTTGCTTTAAAGCAAGAATGTCTTCTCTAGAATTTGCCAAGgaaatagaaaaactatttgaaCTGCAACTGAAAGTCAAATCTATTATGAAGAACTAACTATGaagtaaaattaataaattagatCAGCCTACTAAGAGCTTGAGTTATGGTTAAAAGAAAACTCTAAAATAGCTGATGACGATCACGAAGTTTTTGTTGTGGTCTATGAAATTTCTTAAGATGATTTAGATCACAACTTCTGGTTCAAGTTAACGACGAAGTATTTAATTAGTCTATCACTCCAATATTCTGTTCTCCACGCGTACGATATGTATAAGCTCATTTGGCAAGGTTTCCAGTACTTGTGATTGGAAATATAGACAAAGATAAACATTTTCACCCATTTAGATTAGCTGTGACAACAGTAGAACGAACGGAAGACTTCTATCTCTACTCATATACTTCAACTTGTAAAGTTTTGTTCGGTGATGCCACCAAGGCAATACAAACTGGCTTTGCTCGTACGGTTGGAAGCGATACAGTCATAAGAATGTTCTGAGCGCGTGCTAAAAAGAAGAAGCAAACAAAGTGTGAAAAAAAAGTCGCAAAAAAAGTACTACAAGATATTGATGTTTTATTCAACTCAGGACATATTTGATCGATCCTGCGAAAAATTTTTGGACATATGGAGAGccgaaaatgattttattaccTGCTTTGAAAGCGAATGGATCATACTAAATCGTTTCTGGTATTTGGACACATCGCCGGAGGCTTCAGCTATAAACAATGCTTCATATGCTCCGTGACTCCTGATTCCATGGAGGAACTCAACAGCGGAACACCAAAACTTGCTCCTGCTAAGTTTTCATTCGGCATTATAGAGAGGAAACAAAACACACTCAATGAACGCAAGTGCTCGAACTTAAATGACTGAATATCCGAGCGTGCGGTACGCGGGAGGGGCTTTTAAGCCAGAAACGTAACATAATATGGCTTCATTATACTTTATTTGGTAATGTGTCAACATTTTATGACAATCTGAGAGGTTTATCTAGGTAGAAATAGCGCATTAATTTGCTCGATAGAATTTGGAGATGATTTGGTCTTTGAATACAATTTGAAGTGCGGCGTGACTTAAACAGCTGGGATGATTGTAGTTTTTTGgtgttaaatatatatttttgttaaaggaatatcgaagttttttttttgttattatatttaatcctataaattttacttaaagatttcggtctttatctctatcatttatagatttttcgttcttatgaacgtgaaccatttctaaaaattttctttttcgtgtattataTTCCATTCctagttttttttaatctttataattgaatttatgtttttttttgatatttcgtggttcCGTTAATGcaggtttatttttttctatcctcttgatgaccttttagactattttctaaatactgagatgtctgccctatttAGAGAGCGCCACAATGAATTTTACAACAAAAGAGACGTAAAATCTAGGCGATTTAGTAACAATAATATATGAAAGGTTAAAGAAATaagtaattgaagaaaattaatagTGTATTTTGACATATCTAAACGCAGCTTtcgtaaaatacttttttagttCATAAAATTATCACCCCTAACGACAGAACATACCCCTCTAAGAAGAAATTCaaacttagttgttattcaGTAGAAACAACGTAGCGGATTTTCGATGCCAGTGCCCTCGATAATAGATGGCAGAACTAATCtattttcgcggttcatttaaatttataacaaagaatATCTACTGTTTtctatgttatttattttcatccaaTTCCGATTTCGCAGTTTCCTGGAATcaggataaaaaataaaaacacctTAGAACTGTGAcacgtttatttacaaaataatatttgcctatattttcaactaaaccAAGGAAAGCTAGTGGACATGATTACAATATCACTTttaaaataagaacaaaatacaatttttctaacaaacaaatttgaaaagtgTAATTCGTAAATAAATACTAaccagaaataaatatttaatagaaaattacaGAAAAGAATACTTAgcttttaattattcaattatttcctATAAGGTCCTTCGTTGTCTAGGGCTATGTTCCCCACCTGACTGTAAAACAAATTCTCATTGATATAAGACGAATTACACATTGACAATAAATAATGAATCATTGACAGTAATGGCACATTTTATTACACCAACGTCACGGTTGGTAGATGGCAGAAATAAATTTGTGTTGCCGAAATTTACATACAAGTAAACCTTGTTTTTGGTATGTTCTGTGAGTGTAGCTAGGGCCCCGCGACGGCCCTTAGCAATGTGTGGTCTGCCATCCACTGGCTCTTAGActaatattgtattaaataattatgggaTAACTAaagtaataatatattcaatttttaggaATACTATGATAATAATAACACTGTCAGTAcatttgataaacaaaatactaataaaaagaaatgtgaTAAAACATCTTTAAAGAAAGACATAATTTGTTTGCTGCAAGAATTGAGTGGAAACGATTTCGAAAAATATGacataaatacattaaataatgTAAAAGAGACTCTGCGAGAATGTTGTAGCTTTTTGAATAGTTATGAAATACCCGAGGAACCACAGTCTACAGTTGATGATTCTGCAATCCCACAATACCCATATCCTCCCTCATTATTATGGTTTTCAGAAAAagataattgatattttaatatagtTAATAGATTTTGCTTTTgttaacattttaataaattctataaACTTGATATTCTCCCATACTGTAATCATTTTTTAgctgtttcttttttaatatggTTTTAAATGAGATTTCTTTGAATTCAGTAGATATGGATATTTCAACTCGTTAACAAGTCATACCaatttggaatttctggaatttatactgtttacaccatcactataccaatactcacaattacactttttgaaatgtacccaataataaattgttggatgcatatGAAATCATTGAAATTGCAAGACGTAAGTGTAgctagcttaaatagggacaaagggccaattccttacagcctaCTCCATAGTTTGGTGgtcaaggaatgaatgtgaagattcccgccaaggaggttttcccgctggaattaatttgcGCGggaggtttattggtgggaaaatttagtataaaacaagtATGTCAAGTTAATAGATtttacgagggccgtttttttcgacctccgatcgctccgtgcagacgctacgggggcatgcgctgtaggcgactgcgaagctctcgcactacacagtCCGACTTTGTTgtcattcaggcgtcagtcggcgtggTGCTACAGCCACTTAAGCATGTCCGCCATTGTAGATGCTCCCACCAAgtgtgatttattttttacaggCTCAACGCCTacgtatggggaaaacttcatgagtgatggtgtcgaaagttgaaagatggccgtaatgatgtaTATGATGAAGAATGCCAAGGACGCAAAACTGTCATTTCAAGttacctggttcaacgagttgacagaaaggttaaagaaaaccgcagttTCACCATTTCTGCTTTGTTTACGGAATTTCcggaagtttcaaggtctgtttggTTCTCTATTATTATTgaacggttaggctacattggTGGCAaatttctttgaagagggtattgaaaagcttgtccacagatatgacaaatgtctcaatctctccggtaattatgtcgaaaagtaaccgtaagtgtaccaatgttgtggtaataaaattattgttttatttgaacttgtcttttatttatagtctatcggaggttgaaaccaaaacggccctcgtagtttaccttcagtctctgaggacgataacttggttatcgaaacgcgcgtcagacagtgtaatcgtgagtggtggtgtaaacagtgtattcagtatcaAGTCATACGGTTTGACATACATATAATTCATGAaggtttttgtaatttttgaatgattttgttaataatacatcttttcagttaattttgtcatttttattaagGTCATTTAGATATATTCTAGACTTTCACAGTAACTCTTAATAGTACGGCAGCTAGAGAGACTCCCGTAACCGTTTCATACTCCCCTCAGTTTTAGAGCGTATTTTTATGCGtagaattgattttttgatGGTGCGGAGCCCAAATCTGTTCCGAGTAATTTGTTGtaacaatttaattgtttacctatgtttcaaataaaaaagatttgttttaaaaagatcCACAAAAAagat
This genomic interval from Diorhabda sublineata isolate icDioSubl1.1 chromosome 7, icDioSubl1.1, whole genome shotgun sequence contains the following:
- the LOC130446264 gene encoding uncharacterized protein LOC130446264, yielding MSVYTCLNCNNFKVYSTQASLTRHLKEVHGVFDLRIQSYPIDTFDYKCLEGCSTSYKNAKDLRQHLVQKHTILMDQAIFEFEEEDDFLNWMSNINSNPKQQYSITEEQDKNEHLQIKHYSCLYTETTDNGRTQIKNSKLQTLCTSEIIVIKNSRTKLIVVTCFKTHYGHPKTAEYIKSPVNYVTRRAIQLTSKMPERLINISDEIPMNVSKRQLKGDTKSTKKKRCQNKDTQNNILTEQSNWEYYDNNNTVSTFDKQNTNKKKCDKTSLKKDIICLLQELSGNDFEKYDINTLNNVKETLRECCSFLNSYEIPEEPQSTVDDSAIPQYPYPPSLLWFSEKDN